In the Deltaproteobacteria bacterium genome, one interval contains:
- a CDS encoding 2-oxoglutarate dehydrogenase E1 component, translating into MDITHIFHGPNSGYVLELYERYLKDPDSVDSTARKIFDKIRPEINEEGLEEAAPQDIDKIVGAANLAQAIRAFGHLNARLDPLGSEPPGDPSLELETHGLTEDDLLRLPSCLIGREYGEKASNAYEAIEILRSVYSSKVGYDYYHINSLEERKWLRDAAESGQFRPPNDPINEKLLLESLTQVEVLERFLHRIFPGKFRFSIEGVDMLTPMLNEIVGLSAESGIHHILIGMAHRGRLNVMHHVMSKSYRGTLIKFKDPRVERDFRDYMGWTGDVKYHEGARHAVKNGRAIDMLITLAPNPSHLESVNPVVEGMTRAAGTSVDKSGKPEFDPSRSLPILVHGDAAFPGQGIVAETLNLCGLPGYRTGGTIHIITNNQLGYTALPEDSRSTLYASDLAKGFEIPIIHVNADDPEACVEAARFAFAYLRHFHKDFLIDLVGYRRHGHNEADEPAFTQPGMYEIIDSHPTVRELWADTLTERGIIDRDQAEKLVDKYNEELHGEFESLSPEDIPEEAQVVPPPAGAAQKAVTSVPAETLRELNEALITLPEDFTINSKLKRGRERRKEMLDNPDDKTIDWATAEDLAFASILADGIAIRLTGQDTERGTFSHRHAVLHDAENGKVYTPLQSIPQAKAAFEIYNSPLTENACIGFEYGYNIQEPNRLVIWEAQYGDFINGAQTIIDEYMVSARAKWGQTPSLVLLLPHAYEGQGPDHSSARLGRFLDSAAEINMRIANCTTSAQYFHLLRRQAALLEVDPLPLVVLTPKSLLRNPLVFSSLRNLSEETWQPVIDDDRDGKDTKNVKRLILCSGKVYIDLISSEHIKQHEKDIAIVRLEQIYPFPFKMLDNILKRYTKLKEFVWLQEEPENMGAWMFVYPFLRKLIKGRVSLHYMGRRRNSSPAEGTASMHKINQEALVQQVFMVGKTLPNIDELGITWVKNV; encoded by the coding sequence ATGGATATTACTCACATTTTTCATGGACCTAATTCAGGTTATGTGCTTGAGCTTTATGAGCGTTATCTCAAGGATCCCGATTCCGTTGACTCAACCGCAAGAAAGATTTTTGACAAAATAAGACCCGAAATAAATGAGGAAGGTCTCGAGGAAGCGGCTCCTCAGGATATAGATAAAATTGTCGGCGCTGCCAATCTCGCCCAGGCCATACGCGCATTCGGCCACCTGAACGCCAGGCTGGACCCTCTGGGAAGCGAGCCGCCCGGCGACCCTTCGCTCGAACTGGAAACTCACGGCCTTACAGAAGACGACTTGCTCAGGCTGCCGTCATGCCTCATCGGTAGAGAGTATGGCGAAAAGGCTTCAAACGCATACGAAGCCATCGAAATTCTCCGCTCCGTCTATTCATCCAAGGTCGGATACGATTACTACCATATAAACTCGCTCGAGGAGAGAAAGTGGCTGAGGGATGCGGCCGAATCGGGTCAATTCCGGCCTCCGAACGATCCGATAAACGAAAAGCTTCTTCTTGAAAGTCTTACTCAGGTAGAGGTATTAGAGCGTTTCCTGCACAGAATATTCCCCGGCAAGTTTCGTTTTTCGATCGAGGGCGTCGACATGCTCACGCCCATGCTGAATGAAATAGTAGGCCTCTCGGCAGAGTCGGGCATTCATCATATACTAATCGGAATGGCGCATAGAGGGCGCCTAAACGTAATGCACCATGTGATGAGCAAGAGCTACAGAGGAACTTTGATCAAATTCAAGGATCCGAGGGTCGAAAGAGACTTCAGGGACTACATGGGGTGGACGGGCGACGTGAAATATCACGAAGGCGCGCGGCACGCCGTTAAAAACGGAAGAGCCATAGATATGCTTATCACACTTGCGCCAAACCCCAGTCATCTGGAATCCGTAAACCCGGTAGTAGAAGGTATGACGAGGGCGGCCGGAACATCGGTCGATAAAAGCGGAAAGCCGGAATTCGATCCGTCCAGGTCGCTGCCTATTCTGGTTCACGGAGACGCAGCGTTCCCGGGACAGGGCATAGTGGCGGAGACACTCAACCTCTGCGGACTCCCCGGCTACCGTACCGGAGGCACAATTCACATTATTACCAACAATCAGCTGGGATATACGGCGCTGCCAGAGGACAGCAGGAGCACACTTTACGCGAGCGATCTGGCGAAGGGATTTGAGATACCTATTATTCACGTCAACGCGGACGATCCGGAAGCGTGCGTAGAGGCCGCCCGTTTCGCCTTCGCGTATCTAAGACATTTTCATAAAGATTTTCTAATTGATCTTGTGGGCTATAGACGGCACGGTCACAATGAAGCCGACGAGCCCGCGTTCACACAGCCCGGAATGTACGAGATAATAGACAGCCATCCCACCGTGAGGGAGCTGTGGGCCGATACCCTGACAGAACGCGGCATAATAGACAGGGACCAGGCCGAAAAACTGGTCGATAAGTACAACGAGGAGCTGCACGGTGAATTCGAATCGCTCAGTCCCGAAGACATACCAGAGGAAGCCCAGGTAGTCCCGCCTCCCGCGGGCGCGGCGCAGAAAGCCGTAACCTCCGTACCTGCTGAAACCCTTAGAGAGTTGAACGAAGCGCTTATAACACTTCCCGAGGATTTTACGATTAATTCAAAATTGAAACGAGGAAGGGAGCGCCGGAAAGAGATGTTAGACAATCCGGACGACAAGACAATAGACTGGGCTACGGCGGAGGATCTCGCATTCGCCTCCATACTGGCGGACGGAATAGCCATACGACTTACCGGGCAGGACACGGAGCGCGGAACATTCAGCCACAGACACGCTGTCCTGCACGACGCGGAGAACGGGAAAGTCTATACTCCGCTTCAGAGCATACCCCAGGCAAAAGCCGCATTCGAAATATACAACAGCCCGCTGACCGAGAACGCGTGCATCGGTTTTGAATACGGCTACAACATTCAGGAGCCCAACCGGCTTGTAATTTGGGAAGCGCAGTACGGAGACTTCATAAACGGAGCGCAGACCATAATTGACGAATATATGGTTTCCGCAAGGGCCAAGTGGGGACAGACCCCCTCGCTTGTTCTGCTTCTGCCCCACGCGTATGAAGGACAGGGACCCGATCACTCATCGGCCCGCCTGGGAAGATTCCTGGACTCGGCCGCGGAAATCAATATGCGTATAGCAAACTGCACGACTTCGGCGCAATACTTCCATTTGCTCAGAAGACAGGCAGCCCTGCTCGAGGTTGACCCTCTGCCCCTGGTCGTGCTCACCCCGAAGAGCCTTTTACGAAACCCCCTGGTATTCTCCTCATTAAGGAATTTATCCGAGGAAACCTGGCAGCCGGTTATAGACGACGACAGGGATGGAAAGGACACTAAAAACGTCAAACGGCTCATACTCTGCAGCGGTAAAGTTTATATTGACCTCATTTCGAGCGAGCATATAAAACAGCACGAAAAAGATATCGCAATAGTAAGGCTCGAGCAGATCTATCCGTTTCCTTTCAAGATGCTCGATAATATTCTCAAGAGATACACCAAGCTCAAGGAATTCGTATGGCTTCAGGAAGAACCGGAAAACATGGGCGCGTGGATGTTCGTGTATCCGTTTTTAAGGAAACTGATCAAGGGAAGGGTTTCGCTGCACTATATGGGCAGGCGCAGGAATTCAAGTCCCGCGGAGGGGACCGCTTCCATGCACAAAATAAACCAGGAAGCGCTTGTACAGCAGGTATTTATGGTAGGGAAAACACTGCCCAACATTGACGAGCTGGGCATCACATGGGTAAAAAACGTTTAA
- a CDS encoding thiamine pyrophosphate-dependent enzyme, which translates to MTTQPHTKTFTPSRPIWCAGCGDFAVKGVLEKSLQNMGVAPHNLMLLAGIGCSGTIQNNIECYGYHALHGRVLPAAIGAKLANPDLTVVAAGGDGDGYAIGAGHLVHTFKSNPSITYIVMNNSNYGLTKGQASPTSPTGYRDNAEEGMDAIMLGLSLPSTTFLARGFSGNPEQLEKLMDAALEHTGSGKGFAFLEVLSPCVTYYDTHRDWRARVYNLDEDEGFDPSNRTLAFGRVLELREEGRIPIGRIYKGEHASLESLIVNRDELPPAQQKIGKNGHGKHYEKFIKSYLG; encoded by the coding sequence ATGACAACTCAGCCGCATACAAAGACATTCACCCCTTCAAGACCCATATGGTGCGCGGGATGCGGGGATTTCGCGGTAAAAGGGGTTCTTGAAAAATCTCTGCAAAATATGGGGGTAGCCCCTCACAATCTAATGCTTCTTGCGGGAATCGGGTGCTCGGGAACCATTCAAAACAATATTGAGTGCTACGGCTATCACGCACTTCACGGCAGGGTGCTGCCCGCCGCCATCGGGGCAAAGCTGGCCAACCCGGACCTCACCGTTGTGGCAGCCGGAGGTGACGGGGATGGCTACGCTATAGGGGCCGGACACCTGGTCCATACCTTCAAGAGCAACCCCAGTATTACATACATAGTGATGAATAACAGCAATTACGGATTAACCAAAGGGCAGGCGTCTCCGACGAGCCCGACCGGATACCGTGACAACGCCGAAGAGGGTATGGATGCAATAATGCTAGGGCTGAGCCTGCCCTCGACTACATTTCTCGCCCGGGGCTTCAGCGGCAATCCGGAGCAGCTGGAAAAACTAATGGACGCGGCGCTTGAGCATACCGGCTCCGGAAAGGGATTCGCGTTCCTTGAGGTCCTCTCGCCATGCGTGACATACTACGATACACACCGTGATTGGCGCGCCAGGGTATACAACCTCGACGAGGACGAAGGTTTCGACCCCTCCAACAGGACGCTTGCCTTCGGCAGAGTGCTGGAATTAAGAGAGGAAGGCAGAATTCCAATCGGACGAATTTATAAAGGCGAGCACGCTTCACTCGAATCTCTCATTGTGAACCGGGACGAGCTTCCTCCGGCGCAGCAAAAAATCGGTAAAAACGGCCACGGGAAGCATTACGAAAAATTCATCAAGTCATACCTCGGCTGA
- a CDS encoding 2-oxoacid:acceptor oxidoreductase subunit alpha: MSSNNNQPVLEDVSVIVAGQGGDGSLTVITMLAELFRHSGLNVYTERDVLSRIRGGHAAATMRAFTGEKYCIGSNITLLLALDQEAVEKNAWQLDSKSIVVYDDSGGPVPPDLLPEGIRLYAAPFNRIAMRTMRRELYKNSIAFGVVGRLLGLEDESIRETFTKRFQRMGQVILEYNLEALGLGLHLADEMGIHEGEGLYRIEHATPEERLLIIGNESVAFGFMAAGGRFFTGYPITPSSEVLETLQKWLPRCGGVARQTEDELAAINMAIGASLTGTRTMVATSGPGFSLMQEGIGHSGSAEVPMVIVDCQRSGPSTGMPTKPEQSDLNLMVFGGHGDFPRIVLTPGHPEDCFYLAAQATNLADKYQCPVYIAMDQAISQNIATVKPFDLDGLAVETGKRLEKEDLEKLDAYKRYELTEDNISPFAAPGTPGGMSLVTGNEHDEWGLVSTDPENRIRMMNKRMDKIELARNELPRARHFGDPDGEIGFIGTGMLFGVILEAIEILDNDGLKAQYLQPRTIWPVLEDILEFIDKCSRVYVVELNAQAQLAHLLIHQGADSGKLLNILRYDGIPFRPGELVKRVFEEESRFMDNQKREAKAQ, encoded by the coding sequence ATGAGCTCCAACAACAATCAACCCGTACTCGAAGATGTGAGCGTTATAGTAGCCGGTCAGGGCGGAGACGGCTCTCTTACCGTAATAACCATGCTTGCCGAGCTGTTTAGACACAGCGGGCTCAATGTTTACACCGAAAGGGACGTATTATCGCGGATCAGGGGGGGCCACGCCGCCGCGACTATGAGGGCTTTTACGGGGGAGAAATACTGTATAGGCAGCAATATAACCCTGCTGCTCGCACTCGACCAGGAGGCAGTTGAAAAAAACGCCTGGCAGCTGGACTCGAAAAGCATCGTCGTTTACGACGACTCGGGCGGCCCCGTTCCTCCGGATTTACTCCCGGAAGGGATTCGTTTATACGCGGCCCCGTTCAACAGAATCGCCATGCGCACCATGCGCCGTGAACTTTATAAAAACAGCATCGCTTTCGGAGTAGTAGGACGCCTACTCGGGCTGGAGGACGAGTCCATACGCGAAACGTTCACCAAACGCTTTCAGAGAATGGGACAGGTTATTCTGGAATATAACCTTGAGGCGCTCGGCCTGGGACTGCATCTCGCCGATGAGATGGGAATCCATGAGGGCGAAGGACTTTACAGAATTGAGCATGCCACGCCGGAGGAGCGTCTTTTGATTATCGGGAACGAATCGGTTGCATTCGGATTTATGGCCGCTGGGGGCAGATTTTTTACCGGATATCCCATCACTCCTTCCTCCGAAGTACTCGAAACCCTGCAGAAATGGCTCCCGCGCTGCGGCGGGGTGGCGAGGCAGACCGAAGACGAACTGGCGGCGATAAATATGGCCATCGGGGCTTCTCTCACTGGTACCAGGACGATGGTCGCTACTTCCGGGCCGGGTTTTTCCCTGATGCAGGAGGGGATCGGGCACTCAGGCTCAGCCGAAGTACCGATGGTAATTGTGGACTGCCAGCGCTCGGGACCGAGCACGGGCATGCCGACCAAGCCTGAACAAAGCGACCTGAACCTTATGGTTTTCGGAGGGCACGGAGATTTTCCGCGCATCGTCCTCACGCCGGGTCATCCGGAGGACTGCTTTTACCTTGCCGCTCAGGCCACCAACCTCGCCGACAAGTATCAATGCCCTGTTTACATAGCTATGGATCAGGCAATCTCGCAAAATATCGCGACCGTCAAGCCGTTCGACCTGGACGGTTTGGCAGTCGAGACCGGAAAGAGGCTTGAGAAAGAGGACCTGGAGAAATTAGACGCTTACAAACGCTACGAGTTGACGGAGGATAATATCTCTCCCTTTGCCGCACCCGGAACGCCGGGAGGCATGTCTCTTGTGACCGGAAACGAGCACGACGAATGGGGGCTTGTCTCGACCGACCCCGAGAACCGCATCAGGATGATGAACAAGCGCATGGATAAAATCGAGCTTGCCAGGAATGAGCTTCCGAGGGCGCGGCATTTCGGCGATCCGGACGGTGAGATAGGCTTCATCGGCACGGGCATGTTATTCGGTGTAATACTCGAGGCCATAGAAATACTGGACAATGACGGCCTTAAAGCGCAATATTTGCAGCCGAGGACAATATGGCCCGTCCTCGAAGACATTCTCGAGTTTATAGACAAGTGCAGCCGCGTCTATGTGGTCGAGCTAAACGCCCAGGCGCAGCTGGCTCATCTGCTAATACACCAGGGGGCGGACTCAGGGAAGCTGCTGAATATTCTGAGATACGACGGCATTCCTTTCAGACCGGGCGAACTGGTCAAAAGAGTGTTTGAAGAGGAGAGCCGATTCATGGATAATCAAAAGAGGGAGGCGAAAGCTCAATGA
- a CDS encoding Coenzyme F420 hydrogenase/dehydrogenase, beta subunit C-terminal domain yields MSNEEISRDEQLIRAVQRKYHEMLEEGVDPYEWAYAWRSEINRGGFKAVDFLMREIVDTGKCVGCAACVTICPTDVFDYKDEQPVDTRNDACVFCELCADVCPVLRPLDKDLHTLLGFKKPVLDEGFGPYNYAVLARARDQEFLERGQDGGVTSALLVHALKQGSINGAVLGDVLPENPQVGIQKLATTAEDILACSGSRYTYSPNTVALTEAMRKDIRPIAVVGVPCQVDGVRQQQYSSIRLEVAKWYQKNIALVIGLFCSESFTHEHISYIAEELNVEPKDIVNVNVKGKVIITLRDGREIIMKLKDFHKFARPACLYCLDYAAEHSDIGVGGIGLDGWTFVAVRTEAGHKFFQAAVDDGLFESRPLEDEPRAKSLLIKLSDIKRNKPLPALMPTLQERIEMGNTNPKTFYKDYNPVNGGKKAK; encoded by the coding sequence ATGAGCAACGAAGAGATCAGTAGGGACGAGCAGTTGATCCGGGCTGTTCAGCGAAAGTATCACGAGATGCTCGAGGAGGGCGTTGATCCCTATGAATGGGCTTATGCGTGGCGGTCCGAGATAAATCGCGGCGGATTTAAGGCCGTGGACTTTCTAATGCGCGAGATAGTTGATACCGGAAAGTGCGTCGGCTGTGCCGCGTGTGTCACTATATGCCCTACCGATGTCTTCGATTACAAGGACGAGCAGCCTGTAGATACGAGAAACGACGCCTGCGTGTTCTGCGAACTGTGCGCGGACGTCTGCCCCGTGCTTCGTCCTCTGGACAAAGACCTGCATACCCTTCTGGGTTTCAAAAAACCGGTCCTGGACGAGGGGTTCGGCCCATACAACTACGCAGTTCTCGCGCGCGCCAGGGACCAGGAGTTTCTCGAGAGGGGTCAGGACGGAGGGGTGACGAGCGCGCTACTCGTGCACGCTCTTAAACAGGGGTCGATCAACGGCGCTGTGCTCGGCGACGTGCTTCCGGAAAACCCCCAGGTAGGAATCCAAAAGCTCGCCACGACAGCCGAAGACATACTCGCGTGCAGCGGCTCCAGGTATACGTACTCTCCCAATACGGTGGCGCTTACGGAAGCTATGCGGAAGGACATACGCCCGATAGCCGTAGTCGGCGTGCCCTGCCAGGTAGACGGAGTGCGCCAGCAGCAGTACAGCAGCATACGCCTTGAAGTAGCCAAATGGTACCAGAAGAATATAGCTCTCGTAATAGGTCTCTTCTGCTCGGAAAGCTTTACCCATGAGCACATCTCGTATATTGCCGAAGAGTTAAACGTGGAGCCCAAGGATATTGTAAACGTGAATGTGAAGGGAAAGGTAATAATAACCCTGCGTGACGGACGCGAGATAATAATGAAATTAAAGGATTTTCACAAATTCGCCCGCCCGGCGTGTCTGTACTGTCTCGATTACGCGGCGGAGCATTCGGACATCGGAGTGGGCGGTATAGGTCTTGACGGATGGACATTTGTAGCCGTTCGCACTGAGGCCGGCCACAAATTTTTCCAGGCCGCGGTTGACGACGGCCTTTTCGAATCAAGACCCCTTGAGGATGAACCGCGGGCGAAGTCACTGCTGATAAAGCTCTCGGATATTAAGCGAAACAAGCCCCTGCCGGCTTTGATGCCCACTCTGCAGGAAAGAATTGAGATGGGAAACACCAACCCGAAAACCTTCTACAAGGATTACAACCCCGTCAACGGAGGGAAAAAAGCTAAATGA
- a CDS encoding ATP-binding cassette domain-containing protein, with protein sequence MVYVHNLTKRYGSLVAVENLSFQLEKGDVLGFLGPNGAGKTTTMRMITGYMPPTRGTVHVEGIDIMDDPLRAKKMIGYLPENPPLYNDMTVAEYLDFAADIKQVDSGEKRSNIFNAMERCGLTEVRKRIIGHLSKGYRQRVGIAQALINNPSVLILDEPTIGLDPKQIIEIRDLIKSLSGERTVILSTHILPEVTMICSKVIIINEGKIVLEESLQKLSEDIGNKQKLFLRVRQDSSGVREKIIALKDVSDIKPGPAGEYIIEPVDGADIREEVSRLVVKNEWGLLELRPIAHTLEEIFLRVISSAVN encoded by the coding sequence ATGGTATATGTGCATAATCTCACTAAGCGGTACGGAAGCCTCGTGGCTGTGGAGAATCTCTCCTTTCAGCTTGAAAAGGGTGACGTCCTGGGTTTTCTGGGACCGAACGGGGCGGGAAAAACGACGACCATGCGTATGATTACGGGCTATATGCCCCCTACGAGAGGGACGGTTCACGTCGAGGGAATCGACATTATGGACGATCCCCTTCGCGCTAAGAAAATGATAGGCTATCTGCCGGAAAATCCGCCTTTATACAATGATATGACCGTAGCTGAGTACCTGGATTTTGCAGCCGATATAAAACAGGTTGATTCGGGTGAAAAAAGAAGCAACATTTTTAACGCGATGGAAAGGTGCGGTCTGACCGAGGTAAGAAAGCGGATAATAGGGCATCTGTCCAAAGGTTACAGACAGAGGGTGGGGATAGCTCAGGCGCTTATTAACAATCCCTCCGTGCTCATTCTCGACGAGCCTACGATAGGCCTCGATCCGAAGCAGATAATAGAAATAAGGGATCTGATAAAAAGTCTTTCCGGAGAACGCACGGTTATATTGAGCACCCACATACTGCCCGAGGTTACGATGATTTGCAGTAAGGTGATAATAATAAACGAGGGGAAAATTGTCTTAGAGGAGTCCCTCCAGAAACTCTCGGAGGATATCGGTAACAAACAGAAGCTGTTCCTCAGGGTCAGGCAGGACTCAAGCGGCGTACGTGAAAAAATTATTGCTTTAAAGGACGTGTCGGATATAAAGCCGGGTCCAGCAGGAGAATATATAATAGAGCCCGTAGACGGGGCTGACATTAGAGAAGAAGTCTCAAGGCTCGTTGTTAAAAACGAATGGGGGCTTCTTGAGCTCAGGCCGATCGCTCACACGCTGGAGGAGATTTTCCTCAGGGTTATTTCTTCCGCGGTTAATTAG
- a CDS encoding ABC transporter permease subunit, whose translation MIYPILKRELRSYFASPLAYIILVVFQVISARFFFLYLQGFLQFQLDPSYQMQLGELNLNNLVILPYFGTISIVLLLIVPLITMRLIADEKKNYTAELLFTSPITIRTIVLGKFLAALILLLIMLLLSSINIFVLMVHGNPDFGAVISGYIGLFLLGASFLSVGIFASSLTENQLIAAVISFGVLLLLWLVGALSDAESSLLGYISVINHYEDFGKGIIKLNDIVYYLSLIFLGVFLTYTSLESERWR comes from the coding sequence ATGATTTATCCTATATTAAAAAGGGAATTGAGATCATACTTCGCTTCGCCCCTCGCGTACATAATCCTGGTGGTCTTCCAGGTTATTTCGGCGAGGTTCTTTTTCCTCTACCTGCAGGGTTTCCTGCAGTTTCAACTGGATCCGAGCTACCAGATGCAGCTCGGGGAGCTCAATCTGAACAATCTGGTTATTCTGCCCTACTTCGGTACTATCAGCATCGTTCTCCTCCTTATAGTTCCCCTCATAACCATGAGATTGATTGCGGATGAAAAAAAGAACTACACGGCGGAGCTTCTGTTTACGTCCCCGATTACAATCCGTACCATAGTTCTGGGAAAGTTCCTGGCTGCGCTCATTCTGCTTCTTATAATGCTCCTCCTGTCCTCGATTAACATCTTCGTGCTGATGGTTCACGGAAACCCCGATTTCGGTGCTGTTATCTCAGGCTATATCGGACTGTTCTTACTCGGCGCCTCTTTTCTTTCGGTCGGAATTTTTGCCTCCTCCCTCACTGAAAATCAATTGATAGCGGCGGTAATCAGCTTCGGGGTTTTACTTCTCTTATGGCTCGTCGGGGCCCTGTCCGACGCAGAAAGCTCCCTGCTCGGCTATATTTCCGTAATAAATCACTACGAGGATTTCGGCAAGGGGATAATCAAGCTAAACGATATCGTATATTATCTCTCGCTTATATTCCTCGGCGTCTTTTTAACCTATACATCTCTTGAATCGGAGAGGTGGAGATGA
- a CDS encoding GldG family protein — MKKRRLIYGTNMLVSVISICGILIILNYIVLKTDIRVDLTEGKLYTASENTVSVIENLNDDVEVLAFFKDVGMERSQFQDLIKEYSRKSGRIKVSFVNPDKEPGIAKKYDIKEYGTVVLVSGKKTIKVRMADHISGGILKNSEEEITNALFKLNRNVSKTVYFLSGHGERDVKDEIEPEGVGVLRAALEDEGYNVREFMLLREDRLPEASSVLIVAAPKKSFSLKEINMIKDYLDRGGKAIFMIEPRSGAEIASVLKGYGFEIGDDIIIDPSSKLEGGGDIAPIVAEYAHHDITEGFRFATIFPYSRSVNVINENGMSSTVLAETGEYSWSETDFELFDEGVAQQEEDDKAGPLGVAAVIESERDSRIGVFGSVDFVSNIFIDFSGNRDLFLNTVNWIAGDENLISIRPRTLRQGKLTITKKQTNIIFFFTVIMIPAVIFLSGIAIWWKRKRL, encoded by the coding sequence ATGAAGAAGCGCAGGCTAATCTACGGCACGAATATGCTTGTGTCGGTAATCAGTATTTGCGGAATACTGATCATTCTCAACTATATTGTTCTGAAGACCGATATCAGGGTCGATCTTACGGAGGGAAAACTCTACACCGCTTCTGAAAATACCGTGAGTGTGATCGAAAATCTCAATGACGATGTGGAGGTTCTGGCGTTCTTCAAGGACGTCGGGATGGAAAGGAGCCAGTTTCAGGATCTCATAAAGGAATACTCCAGAAAATCCGGCAGGATTAAAGTCAGTTTCGTGAACCCTGATAAAGAACCGGGTATCGCGAAAAAGTACGACATAAAGGAATACGGAACGGTTGTGCTTGTGAGCGGGAAAAAAACTATTAAAGTAAGAATGGCTGATCACATTTCAGGCGGGATTCTCAAGAATTCGGAAGAGGAGATCACGAACGCTCTCTTCAAGTTAAATAGGAATGTCAGCAAGACCGTTTATTTCCTCTCCGGGCACGGAGAAAGAGACGTCAAGGACGAAATCGAGCCTGAAGGGGTGGGAGTACTGAGAGCGGCGCTTGAAGACGAGGGTTATAACGTCAGGGAATTCATGCTGCTTAGGGAAGATCGTCTGCCCGAAGCCAGTTCCGTGCTTATCGTAGCCGCGCCCAAAAAGTCTTTTTCGCTTAAAGAGATTAACATGATAAAGGATTATCTTGACCGGGGCGGGAAGGCGATTTTTATGATAGAGCCGAGGTCGGGCGCTGAAATCGCTTCTGTATTAAAGGGGTACGGGTTTGAAATCGGCGATGACATTATCATCGATCCTAGCTCGAAGCTCGAAGGCGGAGGCGATATAGCCCCTATTGTTGCGGAATACGCGCATCATGATATCACCGAAGGCTTCAGGTTCGCCACGATTTTCCCCTATTCACGCAGCGTGAATGTAATAAATGAGAATGGTATGAGCTCTACGGTGCTTGCGGAGACGGGCGAGTACAGCTGGTCCGAGACCGATTTCGAGCTTTTCGACGAGGGAGTTGCGCAGCAGGAAGAAGACGACAAGGCGGGGCCTCTCGGGGTCGCCGCGGTAATCGAGAGCGAGCGTGACTCGAGGATAGGCGTTTTCGGAAGCGTGGATTTCGTATCGAATATTTTTATCGATTTTTCGGGAAACAGAGACCTTTTTCTCAATACGGTAAATTGGATCGCTGGGGACGAGAATCTCATCTCTATCAGGCCCAGGACCTTGAG